In the genome of Taurinivorans muris, one region contains:
- a CDS encoding DsrH/TusB family sulfur metabolism protein, which yields MLFFINKSNPSLIKRLALAGGDEDKILLLVGDGVCFAAEYWQKQFEALNVEEIYAEEEAIEARNIAVSDTCETVSYARIADILFDNEQVVSL from the coding sequence ATGCTGTTTTTTATCAATAAATCCAATCCGTCGCTCATAAAGCGCCTTGCTCTTGCCGGCGGCGATGAAGATAAAATCCTTTTGCTCGTTGGCGATGGCGTATGCTTTGCCGCGGAATATTGGCAAAAACAATTTGAAGCGTTAAACGTTGAAGAAATTTATGCGGAAGAAGAAGCCATAGAGGCAAGAAACATTGCAGTGAGCGATACTTGCGAAACGGTCAGCTATGCCCGAATTGCCGATATTTTATTTGATAACGAACAAGTCGTTTCATTATAA